DNA from Corynebacterium aurimucosum ATCC 700975:
CTTCCGCATCATCGGAGCCATCGACGGAGGCGGACATGCCGACCATGTCCTTGTGCGTATCCGCCTGGCTGATGACGGTCTCGCCCTCCTTGAGGCCGGAGGCGATGGCGGCAGAGAAATCAGATTCGCTGGCCACTTTGACCTCGCGCGCCTGGATCGTGCCGTTGTCGACGACAAGGACGTTCTTCTTGCCGCCTTCTTCATAGATGGCAGAGAGCGGCACGGTGATGGCGTTCTTATCCTTCTTCGTAATGATCCTCACCTTCGTGGTGGAACCGAGGCGCAGGCCCTCGCGGTTGCCATCGACGCGGATGTGTACGGGGAATTCGGGCTTGGAGGAGCCAGTTGGCTTGCCGGAGCCGCCGCCTGCACCAGCCTCGGCGTCGGGCTGCTCAGCGGTGGGGGAGATGAAGGTGACCTTGCCCTTGAACTCCTTGCCGGGGCTCGACGGCGAGGTGAACGTTACTTCATCGCCGACCTTGATGCGGGCGATATCGCCCTCCTTGACCGTGGATTTCACCAACAGGGAGGAATCATCCGCCACGGTGAGGATGGGGCCTTCGGCGGGCATGCCGGCTTCGCCATTGACGGCGGTGACAACGCCCGCCAACGGGGAGCGCAGGTCGGCCTGGGAAAGTCGGTACTCTAACGGCCCGTTTTCCTTGGCGTTATTCGCGCTTGCCGACGCCGCCGTCTCCACCGCGTGGTTCACCGCCTGGGACTGGGAGGAAATCTGCTGTTCGATGGCCAGGTTGCTGGCTTGCAGTGCGCGCTCGGCATCGGCAACCGCTTGGTAGGAGGCGGCGGTGGCGCGCTGTTGTTCGCCCAGCTCGCGGTCGATGCCGCGGAGGACGCGGCCATAGGATTCCTCGGACTGCTTGAGCTGACGTTCAGAGTCCTGCACGGCCTCATCGGAGTCCAGATAGCTCAAGAAAGCGCTGGCGGTGTTGATTCCGGAGGGGTCCTCGGTGGCGGTGCCGATGGAGGCCAGTGCGGACTGGAAAGACTTGGACTCCGCATCGCGCACGCCGGAGCGTGCTTGTTCGACGGCCGCGCGGGCTTCGGCAACTTCGGGGCGGTCGCCCTTGGTGGCGAGGGCATCATCGAGCTTGCGCTGCGCCTCGGCGTACTCGGTCTGCGCCGAGTTCACAGCGGATTGGGCGCTGTTGACCTCGGGGTTGAGGCCTTGGTCGAGGGAATCCTGAAGCTGGCGCAGCTGGAGTTGGGCGTCCTCGATCTGGTGGACGGCCTCCAGCTTTCCTGCCTCCTGGGAGGTGCGCTGGGCCTCGAGCTCACGCTCGGTCTCGGTGGTGTCCATGCGGCCGAGGAGCTGCTGGGCCTCGACGCGGTCACCCACCTTCGCGTCCAAGGACTGGATGGGGCCGGTCAGCGAGGTGGTCAGCGAGAGTTCGCGCTCGGCAGAAACGGTGCCGGTGGCGGAGACGGAGCTGATGAGGTCTTCTTTGGCGGTTTTCGTGACATCGGTTGCGGTGAGCTGAATATCGGAAGACCCACTGGTTAGTGCGTACATTCCACCGCCGCCTGCGAGGAGAACCGCAGCGATAGCGCCAGCAGTGATGCCGAGAGCTTTCTTATTCATGAATCCCTTACTGTCAGGTTAACGCCGTCATTGAAATCGGGTTCAGATTAACTCTCGGGCATGTGTCTTGTCATGCGCAGTGGGGGGAATATAGGAGGTAGATCAGGGTCTACCCTTAGATGGTGCGAGGCTATGAGGTCTGGTGACGTTTCGATCAATTAAGGTCCCGAAAATGGGTGATTTTCTGCCACTATTTGATCGAAACGTATGTGGCATCTGACTTTTAGAAGGGCACATCGATGTAGATCTCCTCCGCCTTCGGCAAAGGCGGCAGTTTGGGTAGCTGATCGAGACCCTCCTGGACTTCCGGCGGGAGGGGAATCTGCGGAGGCTCGGGCAGTTCTAGCTTGGGTTTGGGCCGCTGCGGTGGGGCCGGGCGTGGCGCCGGTGCTGGTGCGGGCGCTGGCGCGCGGACGGTGACGGTTTCTACTTCGACGCGTGGCGTGGGTGTTTCGGCTACTACGGGTGCGGGAGCTGGTGCTTCGGCCGTAGGTTCCGGTTCAGCCGGAGCTGGCGCGATGGAGGTGGTGTCACCCAAGCGGTTGACCGGCTGGGGTACCGCATCAGGCTTCCAGGAAGGCAGCTGGGCCGAGGTGGTGGGGTTGGGCTCGGCTCGCGGAGCAGGTTCTGCCTGCGTGGCAGCGCAGGCAGAAAGCGGAAGGCAAGCAAAAATGACAAGAATACGGCGCGATGCCATGGGAATCCCCCTTAAGTAGTGCCTCTCCCTCAGCGCACCCCAGCGCTTAATTAAGGAAAGGCAGAATCAACAGTGTGCTGCCAGCATAGCGCCACCGCGGAGGGCGCGCAGCGCGAGCGCGCAGAGGCCGTTTTAAGGCGGTGGTGGAGCGGCCGCGGGACACGAGGGGAGTCCAACTTTTGTATAGGGCTAAAACCGATACAATGTGGGCTATGCCTAACTCCAGCCAGCTAAACCAGCAGAATACGTCCCAGTCCGCCGAGTGGTTCGAGCGCGCCACCAAGGTCACCCCGGGCGGCGTGAATTCCCCGGTTCGCGCCTTCGGTTCCGTGGGCGGCCAAGCCCGCGTTATCGCGCGCGGTGAGGGCTCCCGCCTCTGGGATATCGACGGCAATGAGTACGTCGACCTGGTCAGCTCTTATGGCCCGATGATCCACGGCAATGCCCACCCGGCCATCGTGGAGGCGGTGCAGAAGGCGGCTGCCGACGGCCTCTCCTTCGGCGCACCCACCGAGGGCGAGACGCTGCTGGCGGAGCACATTGTCAAGCGCACCGCCGTGGAGCAGGTACGCCTGGTCAATTCCGGTACCGAGGCCACCATGTCCGCCGTGCGCCTGGCCCGCGGTTTCACCGGCCGCGCCAAGGTCCTGAAATTTGAAGGCTGCTACCACGGCCATGTGGATGCGCTGTTGGCGTCGGCTGGCTCCGGCGTGGCCACCTTCGCGCTGCCGGATTCCCCGGGCGTGACCGGCGCTTCGGCCGCGGACACCATCGTCGTCCCCTATAACGACCTCGACGCCGTCCGCGAGGCCTTCGCCGCGCACCCGGGAGAGATCGCCTGCATCATCGCCGAAGCTGCCGCGGGCAACATGGGCACCGTGGCCCCGGAGGAGGGCTTCAATGCGGCGCTCAAGGAGATCGCGCATGCCGACGGTGCCCTGCTCATTCTCGACGAGGTCATGACCGGCTTCCGCACCTCCTACAAGGGCTGGTTCGGCGTCGATGGGGTAGCGGGTGACCTGGTGACCTTCGGCAAGGTGGTTTCCGGTGGCCTGCCGGCAGCCGCCTTCGGCGGCCGCGCCGACGTGATGGCTTCGCTGGCACCGTCGGGCCCCGTCTACCAGGCAGGCACGCTGTCCGGTAACCCGGTAGCGATGGCCTCTGGTCTGGCTTCACTGGAGCTGGCCAACGCAGAGCTGTACCCGCGCTTGCAGGATAACGCGGACCGCCTGACCGGCCTCATCACCGAGGCACTGAGCGCCGCCGGCGTGGAACACTACATCCAGCGTGCGGAGACGATGTTCTCCATCCGCTTCGCTGAGGGCCAGGGCCGCAACTTCGCCGATATGCAGGCCGCCGATACCTGGCGCTTCGCACCCTTCTTCCACGCACTGCTGGAAGGCGGCGTGTATGTCCCGCCGTCAGCCTTCGAGACCTGGTTTGTGTCTGATGCGCTCACGGACAATGATTTTGAGGTAATCGAGGCGGCTCTTAAGCCTGCCGCCCAGGCCGCCGCCAGCGCGCAGCGCCCGCAGTAAACCAACCATTTGAGGGGATAGACACAGGTATATGTCCACCACCATCGTCCACTTCGTCCGCCACGGCGAGGTTTATAACCCGGATAAGATCCTTTACGGGCGCATCCCGGGCTATCACTTGTCCTCACGTGGGCACTCGATGGCCGCGCGCACGGCGAAAGCCTTCGAAGGCCATGACGTGACCTACCTGGCGGCCTCGCCGCTGCAGCGCGCGCAGGAAACCGCGATGCCGATTGCGCAGGTGACGGGCTTGGAGGTGGACGTCGACAAGGGCGTCATCGAGTCCGGCAACCGCTTCGAGGGCCTGCGCACCAAGGGCTGGAACTCGCAGCTGTGGAACCCGCAGCGCTGGCCGCTCATGGTCAACCCACTCGAGCCCTCGTGGGGCGAGCCTTTCGAGGAGATCGCCGCGCGCATGATGGACGCTGCCGAGCGCGCTCGTTCCAAGGCTGAGGGACACGAGGCCATCGTGGTTTCCCACCAGCTACCCATCGTCATGGTGCAGCGCACCGTGTTGGGCAAGCGCCTGGCCCACGCGCCGTGGGACCGCACGTGCGCATTGGCTTCGGTGACTTCGCTGGTCTACCGCGACCGCGAGATCATCGATATCTTCTACTCCGAACCGGCACAGGACATCTAATGGCGCGCAGAACTATCCGCGCCGCCGCGGCCGGTGTCCTTGCTGTGATTGCCTTGGTTGGCTGCTCGCAGAGCGAGGAGAACGCGCAGAACGCAGTAGCCTCCGGCGGCACCTTCGAGTTCATCTCGCCCGGCGGGCAGACCACCATCCGCTATGCGGAGGAAGACCGCAAGCCACTCAAGGATTTCTCCGGTGAGGACCTGCGGAATGAGTCCACGACGATCAAGCTTTCGGATTTTCAGGACCAGATCGTGGTCCTCAACTCCTGGGGCCAGTGGTGCGCGCCGTGCCGCTCCGAATCGGATGACCTCCAGGCCATCCACTCGGAGCTGCAAAAGCGCAAGGTCGGCACCGTGCTAGGCATCAACGTCAAGGACTTCAACCCGGAGATCTCCCGGGACTTTATGGCCGATAACGGCCTGGAATACCCCTCCATCTACGACCCGCCCTTCAAAACGGCCGCGGCACTTGGTGGCGTGCCTACCTCCGTGGTGCCCACCACCATCGTGCTGGATAAGCAGCACCGCCCCGCCGCGGTCTTCCTGACCGAGATCACGGAGAAGGATGTCCTCGAGGTCGTCGACGAACTGGAGAAAGAACAGTGATCCTTGCCGCTGACGGTATGGGGCAAAGCTTTGCCGATGCCGCCGTGTCCGGCCCGCTCCTGATCGGAGTGCTCGCCGCGGCCGTGGCCGGATTGGTTTCTTTCGCCTCACCGTGTGTGGTTCCACTGGTTCCTGGCTATATCTCTTACCTCGCCTCCGTGGTCGGCGGTGAGGTGAGTTATGACGAGGAGCTGGGGGTGGGCGTCGGCAAGCGCCGGCGTTGGGCCGTCGTTGGTGCCGCCGCACTCTTCGTGCTGGGCTTTACCGTCGTGTTTGTACTGGCCACCGTGTCGGTTTTCGGCGCCATTTCGGCGCTCAGACTCAACGCGGACACCCTCATGCGCGCCGGTGGCATCATCACCATCCTCATGGGCGTGGTGTTCATGGGCGTGGTGCCGGTACTGCAGAAGGACACGCGCATGGCGCCGCGGCGCTGGACCACGTGGCTGGGCGCGCCGCTGCTCGGCGGCGTTTTCGCCTTGGGCTGGACCCCGTGCCTGGGCCCCACCTTGGCCGCCATCCTGTCCGTTTCTGCCGGCACCGAAGGAACCACCGCGCTGCGCGGCACCATCCTCATCATTGGCTACTGCCTGGGCCTCGGCCTGCCCTTCCTGCTCGTGGCACTGGGGTCGGCCAAGGCCATGCGCACCGTGACCTGGATGCGCAAACACTCCCGTGCCATCCAGATCGTTGGCGGCATCGCCATGATCCTCGTCGGCCTGGCGCTGCTGACCGGGCTCTGGGGAGAGTTCATTAACGCCATCCGCCAGTGGACTGTGTCCTATGGCGCGACGCTGCTGTAAAGGAGAATTTTCGTGAGATATATCCGCAAGGCCTGGCACTGGCTGACCAGCATGCGCACCGCCTTGGCGCTGCTCTTCCTGCTGGCCATCGCCGCCATTCCGGGTTCGCTTCTGCCGCAGCGCTCGCTCAATGAATCCAATGTCAATGACTTCATTGAGACCAACGGCAAGGTCGCGGAGATCTACGACAAACTGCAGCTTTTCGACGTCTTCTCCTCCGTCTGGTTCCAGGCCATCTACGTCCTGCTCATGATTTCCTTGGTGGGCTGCATCATCCCGCGCTCCTGGGATCACTACAAGGCCTACCGCACACCGCCGACGCGCGCGCCGAAGTATCTGGAAAAGATGCCGCTCAACGCCACCGGGCATTCGGAGAAATCCCCGGAGGAGATCGCGGCTGCCACCAAGACCATGCTGAAGAAGTGGCGAGTCTCCGAGGTCTCCCCAGACAAGGACCGTGCGGGTGCGCAGTCTTTCTCCGCCGAGCGCGGCTATGCCCGCGAGCTGTGCAACCTCATCTTCCACATTGCGCTCGTGGCCATCCTGCTGACCATGGCCGCCGGGCGCCTGGTGCACTACGAGGGACAGGTCATCGTGGTCACGGAAAAGAACTCCCAGGGGCAGACCCAAGAGCAGGCGCAATCCACGGAGTTCTGCAACACCTCGACCTCCGTCTATGACTCCTTCCGCGCCGGCCCGCTGTTCGACGGCACCGGCCTGCACCCCTTCTGCTTCCTGGCCCACGACTTCACTGCGGACTACCTGCCCAATGGTCAGGCGGAGATGTTCACCTCCAACGTGTCCTATGCCGCGGGCGACGATATCTTCACGGACCCGGAGACCTGGGAGGACTACCAGCTGCAGGTCAACCACCCGCTGCGCATTGATAGCAACCGCGTCTACCTGCAAGGGCACGGCTTTGCGCCGACCATGACGGTGGAGTGGCCCAACGGTGAAAAGCGCACGCAGACCATCCAGTTCCAGCCCACAGACACCACGTTTTTCCTCTCCGAGGGCGTGATGCGTTTCGATCCTCCGGCGGGCATGTACCCGGATCTGTTTGAGCGCCGCCAAAACCAGATCGCCATCCAGGGCCTGTTTGCCCCGACCGCCGAGTGGTCCGGCGAGAGCGGCAAGCTGCTGCAATCCTCCTACCCGGCGATGCTCGATCCTGCTGTGGCCATCGATATCTACCGCGGCGATGCCGGCCTGGACACGGGTACCCCGCAGTCCTTCTTCTCCCTCGATTCCAACCTGGTCCACACGGGCCAGCTGCAGAAGATCGACCGCGTCAACCTGAACCAGGGTGAATCGGTCACGCTGGACGACGGCACCAAGGTCACCTTCGATGGTGCCTCCGAGTTCGCGAATTACCAGGTGTCCTACGACCCCTTCCAAGGCTGGGTTCTGGTGTCCTCCCTGGTCATGCTGGTATCCCTGGTTGGTTCGCTGGTGATTAAGCGCCGCCGCGTGTGGGTACGCATCCGGCCGGGCGCCAACGGCGGCACCGACATTGAGATGGGTGGGCTTGCCCGTACCGACCGCGCCGGCTGGTCCGAGGAGTTCCACAAGCTGCACCGCGAGCTCTTGGAGTTGCCGGATCCTGATGAGGTGGAGGAAGACGAACTCTACTCCGCCGACTAAAGGCGCGGATTACATCCTTCAAAAGTTGGATACTGCAGCGGTTGAGGGGTAGCCTTATGAGCACCATAAATCTCTCCGCTCATGCAGCCTCGTGTGTGAAGCACGGTGTAGGCACGATTGTGAAGGCAAGGTTTCCCACTCATGCAGGTTGATCAAAATCTGTCCAACTTTTCCGACATCGCGGTGCAAACCGCGTTCGTCGTTTATGCTCTCGCCTTGGTGTTGTCCCTGGTCTATTATGGCCGGATGCACAGCATCATCGAGGCTATGCGCTCCCGCACGACTGCTGCGGCGCAGCAGCGTGAACTCGCCAGCGTGGGGGCTTCGGCAGATGGTGCAGTGCTTGGCGACGTCCCCCCGACCACCAGCGCAGAGAACGTTGGCCCCGATGCTGACCTAGATGCGGATCTGGCGAAGAAGCGGGAGAACGCCGACAAGCTCGGCGGCATGACGCAGATGCTGCTGTGGCTGGGTATCGCCCTGCACCTGGCTGCCATCGTGCTGCGCGGCCTGGCAACGGGACGCTTCCCGTTTGGCAACCTTTACGAGTACGTGCTCATGGTGACCGCCGGCGCCATGGTGGTGGCGACCATTGCCATGCAGCGCAAGGAATGGCGAACCCTGTGGCCGTGGCTGCTCACGCCGATTCTGGCGCTGATGTTCTATGGCTCCACCAAGCTCTATGCGGAATCCGCTCCGGTGGTTCCCGCACTGCAGTCCCACTGGCTGCCCATCCACGTCACCGTGGTCTCGCTGGGCGCGTCCATTGGCGTGGTTTCCGGTATTGCCTCTCTGCTCAGCGTGCTGCGTGAATTCCAGCCGAAGGGCAGTGAGTCCGGTTTCTTTGGTGTGCTTGCTCGCCCGCTTCCTTCGGCTAAGAAGCTTGACCGCTTGGCTTATCGCTTGGGTGTGGTGGCGCTGCCGACCCTGGGCTTGGGTATTGTGCTGGGCGCCATTTGGGCTGAGTCTGCCTGGGGCCGCTACTGGGGTTGGGACCCGAAGGAGACCGTCTCTTTCGCCACCTGGATCCTCTACGCCGCTTATCTGCACGCCCGTGCGACGCCGGCCTTCCGCAAGGCCGCGCCGTATATCAACATCGCGGCGATGCTGCTCATGATCTTCAACCTGTTCTTCATCAACATGGTTGTCTCCGGCCTGCACTCCTATGCGGGGCTGAACTAAATGGCGGAGACCCCTAAGCCGCGGCACAAGCAGGGCAAGCCGGCGGGCGATAACCCGCAGCTCATCGCTCTCGGTGAGGGCTTTGCGCAGCGCCGCCGAGAACTCGGTATCCTGCAGCAGGCGCTGGCTGAGAAGGCCGGGATTTCGCGCTCCACGCTGCACACCATCGAGCACGGCGGCTCTGGCGTGCGCTGGGAAAAGGTGATTGCGGTGGCTGAGGCCCTTGACCTTGAGATGACCTTCGAGCCTAAGGCCTAGGCTTCTTCGCCTTTAGAGTCTTTGCCCTCACTGTCCTTGTTCTCGGGGGCTTGGGGCTTCTGGGAACCGTGTGAACCCTGTGAGCGCCGGCGGCGCTCTTCTTCTTGGCGCTCTGCTTCCCGCTCCTTGGCGCGGCGCTCTTTGAAGCGCTGCTTCTCTAGGTTCCACAGGAACTCTTCGTCATCGTCCGGGCCCTTGATTGCGGGGCGCTGCGGCTGCTGTGGCTGCTGCACCTTCTTATTCCAACTCGACGGCCCAAAAGCCTTCCAGACGAGGACTGCCGCGAGGACAAACAAGAGTAGTAGTATCAATCGACCCATGCGTTGTATTCTACGGAATGCCCGCAAAGCAAAAGTGAGAATTATGAGTCAGACAGAAAACACCACTAATACCTCCCAGAACCCCGAGCCACCCCAGCCGGACCCGGCGCTGAAGCGACGCTCGCGCCAAGCGCTGTGGAAGTACGGGGCTGCCCGCGTGGTGCTGTTCATTGTGCTCACCGCGGTGATTCAGCTGCTGGCCATGGCAGTACTCGGGGCCTTTCCGCTGCTGGTCTCCGCCCTGTTGGCGTTGTTTGTGGCGCTACCGCTGTCCATGCTGATCTTCTCCAAGTGGCGCATGGAAGCCACCCAGACGCTGGCGGAGTACTCCGCGCAGCGCAAGGCCCACAAGAAGTGGGTTCAAGAGGAGCTGGCTGGCCGCTAAATCGGTGCTTAAACCAGGGCCAGCGCTACTGCGTTGATAACCGCCCACATCAGCATTGCGCGGCCGGCCATGCCAAGCACTGGGATGAGCTTTGGGCCGCGTGCGCCGCGATTGACGGTGCGGATGGCGCCCAGTGCGAGGGGGAAGTAGAGCAGTGAAGCGAGCGCTGCCCAGGATTCGAAGGCTAGGCCGATGCTGAGTAGCACCGGCAGCAGCAATAGGGTCATGAATAGAGTGCGGGACTTCTTATCACCCAGGCGCACAGCCAAGGTGATCTTGCCGGTGGCCTTATCGGAGGGGATGTCCCGGATGTTATTGGCCAGGTTTACCGCCGCACTCATACCGCCGATACCCACCGCCAAGGCAAGGCCCGTCCACGTGATGCGGCCGGCCTGCGTGTACTCGGTGCCCAGGACGGCGACGAGCCCGAAGAATACGAAAACGGCGATTTCTCCGAACCCGCGGTAGCCGTAGGGGTTCTTGCCACCGGTATAGAACCAGGCGCCGGCGATACACACGGCGCCGACGAGGATGAACCAAGCTGCGTTGGCAGCCAGGGAGAGCGAAATTCCCGCGATGGCGGCCACGCCGAAGCAAGCGAAGGCGGCGAACTTGACGTGCTGTGGTTTGGCCAGCCCGCCGCCGGTGAGGCGCTGGGGGCCGGTGCGGTCATCATCGGTGCCGCGGATGCCATCGGAGTAGTCGTTGGCGTAGTTCACGCCGATGATAAGAGCCCAGGCCACGATGAGTGCCAGCAACGCCCGGCCCCAGTGCAAACCATGCGCCGCGGCGGCAGCGCCGGTACCAGCGATAACGGGAGCAAAGGCATTGGCCCAGGTATGCGGGCGAGCACCCTGGAGCCAATCGGCAGGAGTGGCGGAATAGGCAGACATGCTCACTATTGTGCCACTGGTGTGGTGTGCTGCGGCAATGAGCTGGTGCGTTGGCGAAAGCGGTAGATGATGAGCACTGCAACGAAAATAACGGCATTGGTGACTGTCATTGCGGCAGAGGTAGCCGCGTCAAGGACATAGGCAACCCAAAATCCCACGACCGCGCTGATAGCGGCAACGCCACAGGCGGTCAACACCAGCGTGGGCACGCGCTGAGTAAGCAGCCGCGCGGTCATCGTCGGGAATACCATGAGAGCGATGACCAGCATGGCACCGGCAGCGTGAAAGGCGGCGGTGGCGGTGCAGGCAACCACGGTCATAAATATGATGTGAAGAACGCGCGTGGGCACCCCGCGTGCGGCACAAAAATCGGCGTCAAAAGTCGTGGCGGATAAACGCGGCAGTGTAAGGGCGAGGAAGAGAGCATTGATACCCAGCACTGCGGCCATGATGTAGCAATAGTTGGGATTGGAGAAGGCCGCGAGGTTGAGATCACCGACGAGAACGGCGTGGACATCAAGGTGCACGTGGCTCATGTGCGTAGAAATCAGGATGACTCCGGCGGCAAACAGGGCGGGAAAGACCAATCCGAGGGCGGAATCAGCAGTCACCAGCGGGCTGCGCTGTAGTGCGTCAGTTCCCAACGCCACCACCAAGGCGCCAGCGGCCGCGGTAACGAGCAAGATGGGTGAATCTAGATCTGCGGTAAAGAGGTAGCCGACGGCAATTCCGGGAAGGACGGCATGGCCGATGCCGTCGATAAGCATGGCCTGGCCTTTGAGGACAACAAAGGTGCCGGGGATAGCACAGGCCAAGGCCGTCAGAACGGCAAGGAGACAAGCGGTCGCGGCGAGGGTCATGAGGCTAGCTTTCTACTGGTGAGGCTGATAGTGACGAGCGCCGCCTGAGCCAGGACGATGACCGGACCGGTGGGCAGCGGGCCGTGCGCAATGGAGACATAGCAGCCGAGAGCAGCGGTGGCCGCGCCGAAGAACCCGGAGAGCGCGATGAAAGGTAGCAAGCGCGTGGTCCAGGGGCGGGCAGCGGCGGCAGGGCTGATGACCACGGCGACCATGAGCACTACGCCGACGACTTTGACGCCGAGCACCGTGATGGCGGTGAGGGCGAAGAAACTAGCCGCGTTGAGGAACGAGGTGCGGATGCCGGCTACCTGGGCAAAACTTGAATCAAAAGTGACTGCGGCCTGCCGGGTGTGAATGAGGAAAAGAAAAAGCAGCACGCAGCCACCGATGATGAGTGTGGACCGTACATCCGCGCGAGTGAGCGTGGAGGCATTTCCCAGCAAATAATCCTGGATTCCGGCCTTGCCAGGCAATGGTCGGCGGGAAATATACTGCATGAGCAGCATTCCCACCGAGAAAAATGTGGTTAGCGTGGCCGCCATCGCAGTGGTTTGCCCCAGGGGAGTTAACCGCGGGATGAGGTGAATGCACCCCACCGCGAGGGTTCCGGTGAGCAGGGCGCCGCAAGAAAGAAGCCAGACATTTCGCCCGTCCCAGCCAATGGCGGTGGCCACGAGGAAGGCGGTGAGCAGTCCAGGCAGGGAAGAATGCGAGATGGCATCGGCCAGCAGGCTGGTGCGGCGAACATATACCAGTGGGCCTAGCGC
Protein-coding regions in this window:
- a CDS encoding metal ABC transporter permease gives rise to the protein MTLAATACLLAVLTALACAIPGTFVVLKGQAMLIDGIGHAVLPGIAVGYLFTADLDSPILLVTAAAGALVVALGTDALQRSPLVTADSALGLVFPALFAAGVILISTHMSHVHLDVHAVLVGDLNLAAFSNPNYCYIMAAVLGINALFLALTLPRLSATTFDADFCAARGVPTRVLHIIFMTVVACTATAAFHAAGAMLVIALMVFPTMTARLLTQRVPTLVLTACGVAAISAVVGFWVAYVLDAATSAAMTVTNAVIFVAVLIIYRFRQRTSSLPQHTTPVAQ
- a CDS encoding metal ABC transporter permease encodes the protein MNPLELLQNYTYTQALLGTVLIGGCAGALGPLVYVRRTSLLADAISHSSLPGLLTAFLVATAIGWDGRNVWLLSCGALLTGTLAVGCIHLIPRLTPLGQTTAMAATLTTFFSVGMLLMQYISRRPLPGKAGIQDYLLGNASTLTRADVRSTLIIGGCVLLFLFLIHTRQAAVTFDSSFAQVAGIRTSFLNAASFFALTAITVLGVKVVGVVLMVAVVISPAAAARPWTTRLLPFIALSGFFGAATAALGCYVSIAHGPLPTGPVIVLAQAALVTISLTSRKLAS